In one Mastacembelus armatus chromosome 19, fMasArm1.2, whole genome shotgun sequence genomic region, the following are encoded:
- the myof gene encoding myoferlin isoform X4 — MLRVVVESAKDLPKKKVGSPDPITSVFFKDEKKKTKSIDNELNPVWNEVLEFDLKGTPLDSSSYIDVVVKDYETIGKDKFIGSTKIPLRDLASGQVRSLPSKNVPLANENGQNIGATINLVVSYDPPADAANPNNPHAGDAAVDGGGGGDEQRGETSPDGGQGGSASSGQIGNSRQRGTRTQSRYRLANKPQDFQIRVRIIEARQLPGNNIKPVVKVSVCGQTHRTRIKRGNNPFFDEMFFYNVNLLPSELFDETIVFRIYNSFSLRADSLMGEFKVDVGYVYDEPAHCVMRKWLLLNDPDDSSSGARGYLKVSLFIVGTGDEPPVENRDSNNDQDDIESNLLLPAGVSLRWATLSLKVFRAEDIPQMDDALVQNLKEIFGGEGNKKNLVDPFLEACFAGKKLCTQIIEKNANPEWNQVLNLQVKFPSMCESVKLTVFDWDRLTRNDAVGTTYLNLSRIASSGGEIEANTGDSEVGFLPVFGPSYINLYGSPREFTGLPDPYEDLNFGKGEGVAYRGRILVELSTKLEGKVDKTVDSISSDDILVAQKYQRRRKYSLCAVFHSASMLQEPGEPIQFEVSIGNYGNKLDTTCKPLASTTQYSCAVFDGNKYYYLPWANTKPVVVITSFWEDISHRLDSVNIILYITHHLQSNLEAFKTAILTKVPDNQLAEVWLKLLNQLIEDIESFPTPELDSCSNLTTLDLQIKKLRDRCLATIKEGARRMIQEASEIKETLSDIESWADKLKMLAEEPQSSIPDVIIWMLRGEKRVACSRIPAHQILFSTHNEQACGQHCGKIQTIFLQYPMDKNKGLKVPVQIRVNMWLGLSVHEKKFNSFSEGTFSVFAELYENQAKMFGKWGTSGLVGRHKYSDVTGKLKLKQEYFMPPRGWEWEGDWFIDPEKALLTEADAGHTEFTDEVYQNETRFPGGEWKAASEPYTDVNGEKSRNPGEFDCPPGWAWEDEWTVDINRAVDDQGWEYGVTIPPDDKPRSWVPAEKVYHVHRRRRLVRPRRRTAAPTGKAVERQDLSDPEGWEFSSPIGWKFHSKERSSDSFRRRRWRRRMAPEGRLGACAIFQLEGALQGVDTEEKDTGSKTDVKTFGVNTPFVSCSFDSSYRYHLRVYVYQARNLNSMDKDSFSDPYAHVSFLHFSKTTSKLQATLNPTWDQTLIFNDVEIYGNPENVAQCPPHVVLEFYDSDQVGKDEMLGRSVCPPLVKLNPGNDQTPKLLWCPIIQKGQKAGEALVAAELILKDKSGQVDLPLVPPKRAENLYMVPQGIRPVVQLTAVEILAWGLRNMKPYQMATVSSPSLVVECGGKRVESAVIRNMKKSPNFPSSVLFIKVLLPKDEMYTPPIVLKVIDHRPFGRKPVVGQCTITSLEEFRCDPYVCTAEGAMASKMALMMATPTAHLSINMEESKPLLEAKFLYSMSAAVNKMASPTSYFHVEKEKETIDWWSKFYASVGDQQKCGPYLKKGYDTLKVYNSELENVLDFKGLTDFCSTFKLQRGKNENGDEDPTVVGEFKGSFKVYPLPDDPNVTSPPQQFRELPDSGPQECLVRIYVVQGIDLQPKDNNGLCDPYIKISLGKNTIDDRDHYIPRTLNPMFGRMFEMTCFLPQDKDLKISIYDYDLLNCDEKVGETVIDLENRFLSRYNSYCGLPQTYCISGINQWRDQLKPSQLLENLARMKGLSKPRTEDNGTSLTFNGKDYTLAQFEDNKEIHQHLGPPRERLCLHVLRTQGLVPEHVETRTLFSTFQPNLSQGRLQMWVDVFPKSIGPPGPPFDISPRKPKKCFLRAIIWNTTDVTLDETSVTGENMSDIYVKGWMPGMEEDKQKTDVHYRSLDGDGNFNWRFIFGFDYLPAEQLCLVSKKEHFWSLDKTEFRIPPKLIVQIWDNDKFSLDDYLGTLELDLHNLISPAKSPEKCSLAMMDALETRSLNKSEHANSLFAQQSVRGWWPCAIEQDGKKALGGKVEMTLEIVTEADADERPAGKGRDEPNMNPKLDPPKRPETSFFWFTNPCKTMKFIVWKRFRCLFISLIILIIVLLFLAILLYSLPNYISMKIVKPLS, encoded by the exons ATGTTGCGGGTTGTGGTAGAATCGGCTAAAGATCTGCCCAAAAAGAAGGTTGGGAGTCCTGATCCGatcacttctgtcttttttaaag atgagaagaagaaaacaaaatcgATCGACAATGAGTTGAATCCTGTATGGAATGAG GTCCTTGAGTTTGATCTGAAGGGTACTCCACTGGACTCCAGCTCCTACATTGACGTGGTTGTAAAAGACTATGAAACCATTGGGAAAGACAA GTTCATTGGCTCAACCAAGATCCCTTTAAGGGACCTTGCCTCAGGTCAGGTTAGATCACTACCATCCAAAAATGTGCCTTTGGCCAACGAAAATGGACAGAATATTGGA GCTACAATCAACCTTGTGGTTAGCTATGATCCTCCAGCCGATGCTGCAAACCCCAACAACCCTCACGCGGGAGATGCAGCAGTGGATGGTG GCGGCGGTGGTGATGAGCAGAGAGGTGAGACCTCACCAGACGGGGGACAAGGTGGCTCTGCGTCGTCTGGTCAGATTGGTAACTCCCGCCAGAGGGGGACCAGGACACAAAGCCGCTACCGACTGGCCAATAAACCTCAAGACTTCCAG ATCCGTGTCCGCATCATCGAGGCCCGTCAGTTACCTGGGAATAACATCAAACCAGTGGTGAAGGTCAGCGTGTGTGGACAGACCCACAGGACGAGGATCAAGAGGGGGAATAACCCCTTCTTTGATGAG ATGTTCTTCTACAATGTTAACCTGCTTCCATCAGAGCTGTTTGATGAAACAATTGTTTTCCGG ATCTATAATTCCTTTTCACTGAGAGCAGACTCTCTGATGGGGGAATTCAAG GTGGATGTTGGTTATGTTTATGATGAACCGG CCCATTGTGTCATGAGGAAGTGGCTTCTGTTGAATGATCCAGACGACTCCAGCTCCGGGGCTAGAGGCTACCTTAAAGTTAGCCTTTTTATCGTGGGGACAGGAGATGAGCCTCCG GTGGAGAACAGGGACTCTAACAATGACCAGGATGACATAGAGAGTAACCTGCTGCTGCCGGCTGGTGTGAGTCTGAGATGGGCCACCCTGTCGCTGAAGGTGTTCAGAGCTGAGGACATCCCCCAAA TGGATGATGCACTTGTCCAGAACCTGAAAGAAATTTTTGGAGGAGAGGGAAACAAGAAGAACCTGGTGGATCCTTTCTTAGAGGCTTGTTTCGCAGGCAAAAAG CTGTGTACTCAGATCATTGAGAAAAATGCAAACCCAGAGTGGAACCAAGTCCTGAACCTTCAAGTCAAG TTCCCCTCCATGTGTGAGTCTGTCAAGCTGACAGTCTTCGACTG GGATCGTTTAACAAGGAATGATGCTGTTGGCACAACTTACCTGAACCTGTCCAGGATAGCCTCCTCTGGTGGAGAGATAGAAG cTAACACGGGCGACTCTGAGGTGGGTTTCCTGCCTGTGTTTGGGCCCTCCTACATCAACCTATACGGCAGCCCCAGAGAGTTCACTGGCCTGCCTGACCCCTATGAGGACCTCAATTTTGGCAAG GGAGAAGGCGTGGCGTACAGGGGCAGGATCCTGGTCGAGCTGTCCACCAAGCTAGAGGGGAAAGTGGACAAAACGGTAGACAGTATCTCCAGCGATGACATCCTAGTGGCACAG AAGtaccagaggaggaggaagtacTCCTTGTGTGCAGTCTTCCACAGTGCCTCAATGCTCCAGGAACCTGGAGAACCAATCCAGTTTGAGGTCAGCATTGGTAACTATGGCAACAAACTGGACACCACCTGCAAACCACTGGCCTCCACCACTCAGTacagctgtgctgtgtttgatg GTAACAAGTACTATTACCTGCCCTGGGCAAACACTAAGCCAGTGGTTGTGATTACTTCATTCTGGGAGGACATCAGCCACCGCCTGGACTCTGTCAACATCATCCTCTACATTACTCACCATCTG caaTCTAACCTGGAGGCATTTAAAACTGCCATCTTGACTAAAGTCCCAGACAACCAACTGGCAGAGGTGTGGCTGAAGTTACTCAATCAGTTGATTGAAGACATAGAAAG TTTCCCTACACCTGAGCTGGACAGCTGCTCTAATCTGACAACACTGGACCTTCAAATCAAAAAGCTGCGAGACAGGTGTTTAGCCACCATCAAGGAAGGAGCCCGACGCATGATACAGGAGGCCTCAGAGATCAAAGAGACACTGTCTGATATAGAGTCCTGGGCAGATAAACTTAAAATGCTGGCTGAGGAG CCCCAGAGCAGCATACCTGATGTGATCATCTGGATGCTGCGGGGTGAGAAGAGGGTGGCCTGCAGTCGCATCCCCGCTCACCAAATCCTGTTCTCCACACACAATGAGCAGGCCTGCGGTCAACACTGTGGCAAGATACAGACAATCTTTTTACAG TATCCCATGGACAAGAACAAAGGCTTGAAGGTGCCAGTTCAGATTAGAGTCAACATGTGGCTGGGTCTGTCTGTACATGAGAAAAAGTTCAACTCCTTCTCCGAGGGAACCTTCAGCGTGTTTGCTGAGCTG TACGAGAACCAGGCCAAGATGTTCGGAAAGTGGGGAACCTCAGGACTAGTGGGACGCCACAAATACTCAGATGTGACTGgaaaactgaagctgaaacaaGAGTACTTCATGCCACCCAGAGGATGGGAGTGGGAGGGAGACTGGTTCATTGACCCAGAGAAAGC TCTCCTAACAGAGGCAGATGCAGGACACACTGAATTCACAGATGAGGTGTACCAGAATGAGACTCGCTTCCCAGGTGGAGAGTGGAAGGCTGCGTCTGAGCCGTACACTGATGTG AATGGGGAGAAAAGCCGTAACCCTGGAGAGTTTGATTGTCCTCCAGGTTGGGCCTGGGAGGATGAATGGACTGTGGACATCAACAGAGCTGTGGATGATCAAG GCTGGGAGTATGGAGTGACCATTCCTCCTGATGACAAACCTCGGTCCTGGGTCCCAGCAGAGAAGGTGTACCATGTTCACCGTAGGAGAAGGCTGGTTCGACCGCGCAGGAGAACTGCAGCTCCTACTGGAAAAGCTGTAGag AGGCAGGATCTAAGTGACCCAGAGGGATGGGAATTCTCTTCCCCAATTGGCTGGAAGTTCCACAGCAAAGAACGTTCATCAGATTCATTTCGTCGAAGGCGCTGGAGGCGTAGGATGGCGCCGGAGGGACGCCTTGGAGCATGTGCCATCTTTCAACTGGAGGGGGCATTA CAGGGCGTTGATACGGAAGAGAAAGACACAGGGTCCAAGACAGATGTTAAGACCTTTGGTGTCAACACACCCTTTGTGTCCTGCTCCTTTGACA GTTCATATAGGTACCATCTCCGTGTCTATGTCTACCAGGCACGGAACCTGAACTCCATGGACAAAGATAGTTTTTCTG ATCCGTACGCCCATGTGTCCTTCCTACATTTTAGCAAAACAACATCTAAGCTGCAGGCAACACTGAACCCAACCTGGGACCAAACTTTGATTTTCAATGATGTGGAGATTTATGGAAACCCCGAGAATGTCGCTCAGTGCCCTCCTCATGTTGTGCTGGAGTTCTATGACAGTGACCAAGTG GGGAAAGATGAGATGCTGGGACGCAGCGTTTGCCCCCCACTGGTGAAGCTGAATCCAGGCAACGATCAGACACCAAAACTTTTGTGGTGTCCCATCATCCAGAAAGGCCAAAAGGCGGGCGAGGCCCTGGTGGCTGCTGAACTCATCCTCAAAGACAAG tcAGGTCAGGTTGATCTTCCTTTGGTTCCCCCAAAGAGAGCAGAGAACCTCTACATGGTTCCTCAGGGCATCAGGCCTGTGGTCCAGCTCACTGCTGTGGAG ATTCTAGCGTGGGGTCTGAGGAATATGAAGCCATACCAGATGGCCACGGTGTCTTCACCCAGCCTGGTTGTGGAGTGTGGGGGGAAGAGGGTCGAGTCAGCCGTCATCAGGAACATGAAAAAAAGCCCCAACTTCCCCAGTTCTGTGCTCTTCATCAAAGTG CTCCTTCCAAAGGATGAGATGTACACACCTCCCATTGTGCTGAAGGTCATCGACCATCGTCCGTTTGGCAGGAAGCCTGTGGTGGGTCAGTGTACCATCACTTCTCTGGAGGAGTTCAGATGTGATCCGTATGTTTGCACTGCAGAGGGAGCAATGGCTTCTAAAA tggctctgatgaTGGCTACCCCTACCGCACACCTCTCAATTAACATGGAGGAGTCGAAACCACTGCTAGAAGCTAAG TTCTTATACAGCATGTCAGCTGCTGTCAACAAAATGGCTTCCCCTACCTCCTACTTT CATGTAGAGAAG GAGAAAGAAACGATCGACTGGTGGAGCAAATTCTACGCTTCAGTTGGAGACCAGCAGAAATGTGGCCCTTACCTCAAGAAAGGATACGACACCCTCAAG GTCTACAACTCTGAGCTGGAGAATGTCCTAGATTTCAAGGGGCTGACTGATTTCTGCAGCACCTTCAAACTGCAGCGGGGGAAGAATGAAAATGGAGACGAGGACCCCACAGTTGTTGGAGAGTTCAAG GGTTCATTCAAGGTGTACCCTCTGCCGGACGACCCAAATGTCACTTCTCCTCCCCAGCAGTTCAGAGAGCTGCCAGACAGTGGACCCCAGGAGTGCCTAGTCAGGATTTATGTGGTCCAGGGGATAGACCTGCAGCCCAAAGACAATAACGGCCTG TGTGATCCATACATTAAAATATCACTGGGAAAGAATACAATTGACGACAGAGACCACTACATACCCAGAACCCTCAACCCAATGTTTGGAAG GATGTTTGAGATGACGTGTTTCCTGCCCCAGGACAAGGACCTGAAGATCTCAATCTACGACTACGATCTCCTGAATTGTGACGAGAAGGTTGGCGAGACAGTGATTGACCTGGAGAATCGCTTCTTGTCTCGATATAACTCCTACTGTGGCCTGCCACAAACATACTGCAT TTCTGGCATCAACCAGTGGCGGGACCAGCTGAAGCCGTCTCAGCTCCTGGAGAACCTGGCTCGTATGAAAGGCTTATCTAAACCCAGGACTGAAGACAACGGCACATCACTCACCTTCAATGGCAAAGACTACACACTGGCTCAGTTTG AGGACAACAAGGAAATTCATCAGCACTTAGGTCCACCCCGAGAACGACTCTGCCTGCACGTGCTCAGAACACAGGGGCTTGTCCCTGAACATGTGGAGACCAGGACCCTTTTCAGCACCTTCCAGCCCAACCTCTCTCAG GGAAGGCTTCAGATGTGGGTGGATGTTTTCCCCAAAAGCATTGGCCCCCCTGGACCTCCCTTTGACATCTCACCACGCAAACCTAAGAA GTGTTTCCTCCGAGCCATCATCTGGAACACCACAGATGTGACTTTAGATGAGACCAGCGTCACTGGAGAAAACATGAGTGACATCTATGTCAAAGG ctGGATGCCAGGTATGGAGGAGGACAAGCAGAAGACCGATGTCCACTACAGGTCTCTTGATGGAGATGGCAACTTTAACTGGAGGTTTATCTTTGGTTTTGACTACCTGCCAGCTGAACAACTCTGTCTCGTGTCCAAGAAG GAGCACTTTTGGAGTCTTGACAAAACAGAGTTCAGGATTCCCCCCAAGCTGATTGTTCAGATATGGGATAATGACAAGTTCTCATTGGACGATTATCTCG GCACACTGGAGCTGGATTTGCATAACCTGATTTCTCCTGCAAAGAGCCCAGAGAAGTGTTCTCTAGCTATGATGGATGCTCTAGAAACCAGAAGTCTGAACAAGTCTGAGCACGCCAACTCTCTGTTTGCTCAACAATCAGTCAGAGGCTGGTGGCCCTGTGCCATTGAACAGGATGGGAAGAAGGCCCTGGGT GGCAAAGTGGAGATGACATTAGAGATTGTCACAGAAGCAGATGCAGACGAAAGACCTGCAGGAAAAGGCAGGGATGAACCAAACATGAACCCAAAACTGGACCCTCCCAA ACGCCCAGAAACCTCCTTCTTCTGGTTCACCAACCCCTGTAAAACCATGAAGTTCATTGTGTGGAAAAGGTTCCGGTGCCTCTTTATCAgcctcatcatcctcatcatagTGCTTCTCTTCCTCGCCATCCTGTTGTACTCTTTACCG AACTACATCTCAATGAAGATAGTGAAGCCTCTAAGTTAA